One Thioclava electrotropha DNA segment encodes these proteins:
- a CDS encoding ATP-binding protein: MVNSKREETGSKTHASRTALADGMGDMISLMPIPVAVFDTATRLVATSAAFQESYGVDLSGASGPGDGDLLPWLPEGYPAARDKALAGEVVQCDETRTTLPDGRVIRNRWIAAPIHRDGGVAGIILIIENISAGKELQPPTALRAERIAEAMDAAGIALFEVDFDRDAFLATGSARQLLETQEVPDSYEKWLALAAPEDRAQFDAVYRAALDPTGSRKFSIEFKLADSAEPKVIELRGNIRFDEACDPPRPLGVVGAILDRTERARISEALVQAQRLETVGRMAGLIAHDFNNLLTVILSNLELASRAEMAEIARDHLERAIDATQIGAGFNQRLLALAGARTPKPVCFDLDAQLAETWTLLERVLGEQVHLRLLPGADHGQIYMDRGELDGALLNLVINARDAMTATGTITIQTGCARFDAHQAAEIDGARPGCFLTVSVTDTGQGMPPDVRRQALDPFFTTKDAHVGNGLGLTSVASSVARAGGFLHIDTAPDKGTTITLYLPETEGEPTPAPADHHDALRMGDGQLVLVVEDDPLVREAVLDRLEALGYAVIEAANASEALEQIEAGEPVELLFSDVVLPGTFSGFDLVDRARARDPALPVLLTSGHTSEHFSGRPEAEREVELLTKPYSLSTLSAAVARALKPEGPPP, encoded by the coding sequence GTGGTAAATTCCAAACGCGAAGAGACCGGATCGAAGACGCATGCCTCGCGCACGGCGCTTGCCGATGGTATGGGAGACATGATCTCTCTGATGCCGATCCCGGTCGCGGTGTTCGACACCGCAACGCGTCTGGTTGCGACCTCGGCGGCGTTTCAGGAGAGCTACGGCGTCGATCTCTCCGGCGCGAGCGGACCGGGTGACGGCGACCTGCTGCCCTGGCTGCCAGAGGGCTACCCCGCCGCGCGCGATAAAGCGCTCGCCGGAGAGGTCGTGCAATGCGACGAGACCCGGACGACGCTCCCCGATGGGCGTGTGATCCGGAACCGCTGGATTGCCGCACCGATCCACCGCGACGGCGGCGTCGCGGGGATCATCCTCATCATCGAGAATATCAGCGCCGGGAAGGAGCTACAGCCGCCGACCGCCCTGCGCGCGGAACGGATCGCCGAGGCGATGGATGCCGCCGGGATCGCCCTGTTCGAGGTGGATTTCGACCGCGATGCGTTCCTCGCGACCGGATCCGCCCGGCAGCTTCTGGAGACGCAGGAGGTGCCCGACAGCTACGAGAAATGGCTCGCCCTCGCCGCGCCGGAAGATCGTGCGCAGTTCGACGCGGTCTATCGCGCGGCGCTGGACCCGACGGGCAGCCGAAAGTTCTCGATCGAGTTCAAGCTCGCCGATAGCGCCGAGCCCAAAGTGATCGAGTTGCGCGGCAATATCCGGTTCGACGAGGCCTGCGATCCGCCCCGTCCGCTGGGCGTCGTCGGCGCGATCCTCGATCGCACGGAACGCGCGCGGATATCGGAGGCGCTGGTACAGGCGCAGCGGCTGGAAACCGTGGGCCGAATGGCAGGCCTGATTGCACATGACTTCAACAATTTGCTGACCGTCATCCTGTCCAATCTGGAGCTTGCCTCGCGCGCCGAGATGGCCGAGATCGCGCGTGACCATCTGGAACGCGCGATCGACGCGACGCAGATCGGCGCTGGGTTCAATCAGCGGCTTCTGGCGCTTGCCGGAGCGCGGACGCCGAAACCGGTGTGCTTCGACCTCGATGCGCAACTCGCCGAGACATGGACGCTGCTAGAGCGGGTGCTGGGCGAACAGGTGCATCTGCGTCTCCTGCCCGGCGCCGATCATGGCCAGATCTACATGGATCGCGGGGAGTTGGACGGCGCGCTGCTCAATCTCGTCATCAATGCGCGCGACGCGATGACGGCCACCGGTACGATCACCATTCAGACCGGCTGCGCGCGGTTTGACGCGCATCAGGCCGCCGAGATCGACGGCGCGCGGCCGGGCTGCTTCCTCACGGTGAGCGTGACCGATACCGGGCAAGGCATGCCCCCGGACGTGCGCAGGCAGGCTCTCGATCCGTTTTTCACCACCAAGGATGCGCATGTCGGGAACGGGCTCGGTCTGACCAGCGTGGCGAGTTCGGTCGCGCGGGCGGGCGGGTTTCTACACATCGACACCGCCCCCGACAAAGGCACCACGATCACGCTCTATCTGCCCGAGACCGAGGGGGAGCCCACGCCCGCGCCTGCCGACCATCACGACGCGCTGCGAATGGGCGATGGTCAGCTGGTGCTGGTGGTCGAGGACGATCCGCTCGTACGCGAGGCGGTTCTCGACCGGCTGGAGGCTCTGGGCTACGCGGTGATCGAGGCCGCGAACGCGTCCGAGGCGCTGGAGCAGATCGAGGCGGGCGAGCCGGTCGAGCTACTGTTTTCCGACGTCGTGCTGCCCGGCACCTTTTCGGGCTTCGACCTTGTCGATCGCGCC
- a CDS encoding Crp/Fnr family transcriptional regulator produces the protein MFNTQAIRPQVDAKCEDCIARQTGLCSAFESEALLDFAHRSYRETYHQGAEIAAQGEVAERVGIVASGLVKVVVLTEGGDEYVLQILRAGHLIGDPDREVNGFSSEAATDTAICWMPRQTWHNFLQTHPQIFRGCLSALNRQFEELQLSVVKMRGRSTVQRLALWLIEQLPGAPDGSTPQIRIVLTRRDLASLLDMTVETLCRALHQIEERGAIRLLAPDHLEVRDLGRLRRLAKYQNERIGAALAEPDPAPRLSQRETWSRGGKAAVSKLGSEGHAPGRTPDFATRGGQR, from the coding sequence CCATACGGCCGCAAGTCGACGCGAAATGCGAGGACTGCATCGCGCGCCAGACAGGACTTTGTAGCGCCTTCGAGAGCGAAGCGCTCCTCGATTTTGCGCATCGAAGCTATCGTGAAACCTATCACCAGGGGGCCGAGATCGCGGCTCAGGGCGAAGTGGCGGAACGGGTCGGCATCGTCGCCTCCGGGCTGGTGAAGGTCGTCGTTCTGACCGAAGGCGGGGACGAATACGTTCTGCAAATCCTACGCGCGGGGCACCTGATCGGGGATCCGGACCGCGAGGTGAACGGGTTTTCCAGCGAGGCCGCCACCGATACCGCGATCTGCTGGATGCCGCGCCAGACATGGCACAATTTCCTGCAAACGCATCCGCAAATCTTCCGCGGCTGTCTGTCGGCGCTCAACCGGCAGTTCGAAGAGCTGCAGTTGAGCGTCGTGAAAATGCGCGGGCGCAGCACCGTGCAGCGGCTCGCGCTTTGGCTGATCGAACAGCTCCCCGGTGCACCCGACGGCAGCACACCGCAAATTCGCATCGTGCTGACCCGGCGCGATCTGGCGTCGCTGTTGGACATGACGGTGGAGACCCTGTGCCGCGCGCTGCACCAGATCGAAGAGCGCGGCGCGATCCGCCTGCTTGCGCCCGACCATCTCGAAGTCAGGGATCTCGGACGACTGCGGCGGCTTGCCAAATACCAGAACGAGCGGATCGGCGCGGCCCTTGCCGAGCCCGATCCCGCACCGCGCCTGTCTCAACGCGAGACATGGTCCAGGGGCGGAAAAGCCGCCGTCTCAAAGCTCGGGTCCGAGGGACATGCGCCCGGGCGCACACCGGACTTCGCCACACGCGGAGGGCAGCGATAG